In Pectobacterium brasiliense, a single genomic region encodes these proteins:
- the cas1f gene encoding type I-F CRISPR-associated endonuclease Cas1f, which translates to MDNAFSPSDLKTILHSKRANVYYLQHCRILVNGGRVEYVTEEGNQSLYWNIPIANTSVVMLGTGTSVTQAAMREFARAGVMVGFCGGGGTPLFAANEAEVAVSWLSPQSEYRPTEYLQDWVSFWFDDEKRLAAAIAFQQVRITQIRQHWLGSRLSRESRFTFKADHLQALLDRYEKGLTDCRTSNDVLVQEAMMTKALYKLAANAVSYGDFTRAKRGGGTDLANRFLDHGNYLAYGLAAVATWVLGLPHGLAVLHGKTRRGGLVFDVADLIKDALVLPQAFIAAMEGEDEQEFRQRCLTAFQQSEALDVMIGSLQDVAGKLSQVAR; encoded by the coding sequence ATGGATAACGCCTTTAGCCCTTCGGACTTAAAAACCATTCTGCATTCCAAACGCGCCAATGTTTATTATCTCCAGCATTGCCGCATTCTCGTTAACGGTGGCCGTGTCGAATATGTCACGGAGGAAGGAAACCAGTCTCTGTACTGGAATATTCCCATCGCCAATACCAGCGTGGTGATGTTGGGAACCGGCACTTCTGTAACGCAGGCAGCGATGCGGGAATTTGCCAGAGCCGGTGTGATGGTTGGCTTTTGTGGCGGCGGCGGCACACCGCTATTTGCGGCCAACGAGGCGGAAGTCGCGGTATCCTGGCTATCGCCACAGAGCGAATATCGGCCAACCGAGTATTTGCAGGATTGGGTCAGCTTTTGGTTCGATGATGAGAAAAGGCTGGCTGCCGCCATCGCTTTCCAACAGGTGCGAATAACACAAATTCGTCAGCACTGGCTGGGCTCGCGTCTGTCCCGAGAATCTCGTTTTACCTTTAAGGCCGACCATCTTCAGGCGCTTCTGGATCGCTATGAAAAAGGGCTAACCGACTGCCGCACCAGCAATGACGTGCTGGTGCAGGAAGCAATGATGACCAAAGCCCTGTACAAACTGGCCGCTAATGCCGTGAGCTATGGCGACTTTACCCGCGCCAAACGCGGCGGTGGCACCGATCTGGCTAACCGTTTTCTCGATCACGGCAACTATCTGGCTTACGGGCTGGCTGCCGTCGCGACATGGGTGTTGGGTCTGCCGCACGGGTTAGCGGTGTTGCATGGTAAAACTCGCCGTGGTGGGCTGGTATTCGACGTCGCCGATTTAATTAAGGACGCGCTCGTACTGCCGCAGGCGTTTATTGCCGCGATGGAAGGCGAAGATGAGCAAGAATTTCGTCAGCGCTGCCTGACCGCATTCCAACAATCTGAGGCGCTGGATGTGATGATCGGCAGCTTGCAGGATGTCGCTGGCAAGCTGAGCCAGGTGGCTCGATGA
- a CDS encoding DUF1240 domain-containing protein has translation MVKINRPFFFIYSVFIFLLSCWGGWFSLNGYIDFFNLNDVISFSWKLGVIIFLVPIVFQFSYFGFFSAVKNRPIKMNNKVSNVLVIFAVFGTAVSLFSSMYISYSLNEQGYKICPKSSWVAPNKYVKDIALCKE, from the coding sequence GTGGTTAAGATAAATAGACCTTTTTTTTTCATATATTCAGTTTTTATTTTTCTTCTTTCATGCTGGGGAGGATGGTTCTCTTTAAACGGGTATATTGATTTCTTTAATCTAAATGATGTTATTTCATTTTCATGGAAACTCGGGGTGATAATTTTTCTAGTTCCAATAGTGTTCCAGTTTTCTTATTTTGGTTTTTTTTCTGCTGTAAAAAATAGACCAATTAAAATGAATAATAAAGTTTCAAATGTATTGGTTATATTTGCTGTTTTTGGTACTGCGGTGAGTTTATTTTCATCTATGTATATCTCTTATAGCCTTAATGAACAGGGTTATAAAATCTGTCCCAAGAGCTCATGGGTAGCTCCCAATAAATATGTGAAAGACATCGCTCTTTGTAAAGAGTAA
- a CDS encoding DUF1240 domain-containing protein: MVKVNRPLVGAFAVFLFLISCFISWISFNGYLSFLQKSDVIIFSWKLGLMIFGSPLLFYFSYLAFYSAIKNEVPKMNNKLANSLAVVAIFGAVVSFFLSIYISYDLNDQDYKTCPKNSWIAPNKYVKDISLCDEW, from the coding sequence GTGGTTAAGGTAAATAGGCCATTAGTTGGTGCGTTTGCAGTTTTCCTTTTTCTTATTTCATGTTTTATTAGCTGGATTTCCTTCAATGGATATTTGAGTTTTTTACAAAAAAGTGATGTGATAATTTTTTCATGGAAACTTGGTTTAATGATATTTGGATCACCTTTGTTGTTTTATTTTTCATATTTGGCATTTTATTCAGCTATAAAAAATGAAGTGCCTAAAATGAATAATAAACTAGCTAACTCATTAGCTGTTGTGGCTATATTTGGTGCGGTTGTTAGTTTTTTTTTATCAATTTATATATCATATGATCTTAATGATCAAGATTATAAAACCTGTCCTAAGAACTCATGGATAGCTCCCAATAAGTATGTGAAAGACATTTCTCTTTGTGATGAATGGTAA
- a CDS encoding M48 family metallopeptidase yields MTQLRYLNGYPPTIVAQVQTLLDQGKLGLWLEKRYPDRHPIQSDKSLYQFVTELKQRYLKNAPAISKVLYDNKQNPIKGTLGTNTFVARVQGGKLKSNNEIRIATLFRDGPEDFLRMIVVHELAHLKEKDHNKAFYQLCCHMDPDYHQLEFDMRIWLNWREINAG; encoded by the coding sequence ATGACCCAGTTACGCTACCTAAACGGCTATCCCCCAACGATTGTTGCCCAAGTACAAACGCTCCTCGATCAAGGCAAACTCGGCCTTTGGCTGGAAAAAAGATACCCTGACCGCCATCCGATCCAGAGTGATAAGTCGCTCTATCAATTTGTCACCGAGCTGAAACAGCGCTATTTGAAAAATGCCCCGGCGATATCAAAGGTGCTTTACGACAATAAACAAAACCCGATAAAAGGGACGCTAGGAACCAATACGTTTGTGGCACGTGTGCAGGGCGGAAAATTAAAGTCCAATAACGAAATCAGAATAGCGACGCTATTTCGTGACGGGCCGGAAGATTTCCTGCGGATGATCGTGGTACACGAACTCGCTCACCTCAAAGAAAAAGACCACAACAAGGCCTTCTACCAACTCTGCTGCCATATGGACCCTGATTATCACCAGCTGGAATTTGATATGCGAATCTGGCTGAACTGGCGAGAAATAAATGCGGGTTAG
- a CDS encoding DUF1240 domain-containing protein → MFKINRPLFFAFSVLIFILTCWGIWFSFNGYWNLFRLNDVIIFSWKVGILIFGAPILFYFSYLGFYMAVKNKPIGMHGILASVCGYLFFIGVVVSFVASMYISFNFREQGYEICPKNSWMDPNKYVKNIALCDEW, encoded by the coding sequence GTGTTTAAAATAAATAGGCCATTATTTTTCGCGTTCTCAGTGTTGATTTTTATTCTTACATGCTGGGGAATATGGTTTTCTTTTAACGGCTATTGGAATCTATTTAGGCTAAACGATGTCATTATCTTTTCATGGAAAGTAGGTATACTTATTTTTGGTGCGCCAATATTATTCTACTTTTCGTATTTAGGGTTTTACATGGCAGTAAAAAACAAACCTATAGGAATGCATGGGATATTAGCAAGTGTGTGTGGTTATTTGTTTTTTATTGGTGTGGTGGTTAGTTTTGTTGCATCTATGTATATATCTTTTAATTTTAGAGAACAAGGCTATGAAATCTGTCCTAAAAACTCCTGGATGGATCCCAATAAATATGTGAAAAATATCGCTCTTTGTGATGAATGGTGA